The genomic DNA CCGATGCCGGGCAACAGCAGCAGCCCGGCGATACCGCCGCCGATGACATAAGGCTTGCGCCGTCCCCAGCGGGTCACCGTAGAATCCGACAACGCCCCGGCTACCGGCTGCCACAGGGCGGCAATAACCAGACCGGTAAAAGTCAAAGCCCCCAAAGCGGTGTTTTTATCGGCTTCACCGACAAAATCCAGCACCCGCAGGGGCAGAATAATACCGTGGAGACTTTGGGACAAAGCGGTCAGGCCCAGACCGAGAATGGTAATCTTGAGATAATCGCTTATCCCCAGTACTGGAAACCTTAACCGTTTCATGCGGCCACTTTAGCAGAGCCTGAGGCTTTTCTCAATCGGCCCACCCGTTGCCGGAACCGCGCCGCCCGTGCTACACTTCCGGGCATGACAGCCTTAGCGAAAACGGAATTACTCCAGCTTATCCAGGGCACGCCGCCGCTCCTGACGGATTACCCTGATCTGGAAGCCCAGTTGCAGCCCAATGGTGTAGACCTGACTTTGAAAGAGGTTTTCAGTATTAAAGGCCAGGGAGTTATCCCGGTCAGCAACACCGGCCGGGAACTATCCACTTTGACCCCATTAACCTACGACGATACCGGTCGCATCCACCTGCCCCCGGGGAATTACCTGATCACTTATAATGAGGTCGTCAGCCTGCCTAAAAATGTTATGGCCCTGGGCCGCGCCCGCTCCAGCCTGCTGCGCTGCGGCACCGCCATCCACACCGCCGTCTGGGACGCCGGATATTCGGGGCGTTCTCAGTCACTGATGGTGGTTTATAACCGGGACGGTATTACCTTTGAGCGAAACGCCCGGTTGATGCAGCTGGTGTTCTTCCGGCTATCCGGCACCACCGAAGGTTATGAAGGCATTTATCAGAACGAAAACACCATCCGTTACTAAGACCTGCCGTTTCTATCGGTAACTTAGGTCAGCTTCAGTGACGCCCGACCCGCCGTGCCAAACGTCTGCCTGGCGGTGGCTGATAACCAGCGGATGCCCGGCCAGATAACGGCCGACCTCCAGTTTTAACACCCCGGTGCCCTTGCCGTGATTCACGCGCACCCGGTAATGCCCGGCTTGAAAAGCATCATGGATGAACTCATCCAGTTTATCCAGCGCCTCCATCACCGTCAGAGCATGCAGGTCAATCTCCGGCGCAAATTCAGCAGCCCCCGGTGACGGGTGGCCGGCAACCGGAGCAGTCTGGCTTTTTCGTGGTTTTTTACGGCCCATGACTGATTATAACACCTGTAAGCCCCGGCCGGTCGGAAACAGGCGTTTATTGACCCTGATTAGGTAAAAATACCTATTCCCTTTCGTATGAAG from Dehalogenimonas sp. W includes the following:
- a CDS encoding deoxyuridine 5'-triphosphate nucleotidohydrolase — translated: MTALAKTELLQLIQGTPPLLTDYPDLEAQLQPNGVDLTLKEVFSIKGQGVIPVSNTGRELSTLTPLTYDDTGRIHLPPGNYLITYNEVVSLPKNVMALGRARSSLLRCGTAIHTAVWDAGYSGRSQSLMVVYNRDGITFERNARLMQLVFFRLSGTTEGYEGIYQNENTIRY
- a CDS encoding Smr/MutS family protein: MGRKKPRKSQTAPVAGHPSPGAAEFAPEIDLHALTVMEALDKLDEFIHDAFQAGHYRVRVNHGKGTGVLKLEVGRYLAGHPLVISHRQADVWHGGSGVTEADLSYR